Part of the Deltaproteobacteria bacterium genome, GGTCTCAAACCATTTCGCCTGAGCGTTGGTAAGGCGCTGTTGAGTCTGGAGGAGACGTTGGCTAACGAGGTTATCCTTGCTTAAAGGCGAGAGGTTAGGGTGGTCTTGGTGCAACTGTGCGAGTGCTGCTTCTGCCTGGGCGAGTCGACCTTCCTGAGCCGCAAGTTCTTGAGCAAGGAATGCGCGTTGTTCTGGCGAGACTTCAAAGCGGATACTTTGTGAAGTGCGAACGAATATGGTGGCGTGGGTGTTTGCTAACTCTTGTGACAATGCGGGGTCGGGAGTAACAAACATGACCTCAGTCGCATAGGTAAATGGATCAGACGTCACGGTGAGGACAGAAAGATAACGATTGACGAGAGCCGATGAAATGGTCGCCTCATTTATTGCAGGGATTGCAGATAGAGAAGCCGACGGGGCGGCTCCGACAATGAGATACGATCCATAGGTCAAGAGTCGTGAAAAGGCACGTTGGACCCACTCCCCTACCTGCTGACCAACACTGGTGTTGTGCATGTCAGCAAAACTCGGGTTGGTCTGAAGATTCAGAGCTTGTATGACCTGGTTTGCCACCGTCGAACTTTGGAGCACATCGACGTGCTTCTGATAGTAACGGTCTTGTGCGTCTTCAGCGTCGAGGCGTTCCGTGAGTAACTGCGGTGGTTCGATCAAAAGTGTGGTGCTGGCGACATATTGCGGTACACTGAAAATGATCCACCCACTAACGAGGAGGATCGTGATCAATAATACCAGCCCCATCAACTGCCAACGGTTAATCAACAATGCCCAAAAGTTCGGCAAGTACGGTTCTCCCCTTATGTGGGACGACGATAGCGCTCGCTGTGCAGAGTGTCTACTGATACATGGGGCAAAATTCCCTCTCCCATTCGCTGTAGACCTGAGGGAAAATAAAAGCCGTATCGTCCAGACCCTGGACGAAAAGAAGAAGGTTTCAAGGGGTTGACGAGAACCAATAGAGTGTCGTAATCAGCAGAGCAGGAGAAAGTGGAAGGCCGCGCTTCCTGTTCTCTATGCTCGCAGCCCACCTAGCAAAGGAGGCCTCATGCCATACGATCTACTTATAAAAAATGGTACCGTCATTGACGGTTCAGGAATGCCACGTTTTCGTGCTGATGTCGGCATCGTCCAAGGAAAAGTTGCTGCCATCGGGAAAATCGGTGAGAGTGCAAAAGAGGTTCTTGATGCCGAAGGGCACGTCGTTGCTCCCGGCTTTGTCGATGCGCACACCCACATGGATGCGCAAGTCTTCTGGGATCCATTGGGAACATGTTCATGCTGGCACGGCATCACCAGTGTCGTCATGGGCAACTGCGGTTTTTCGCTGGCGCCATGCCCAGAGAAGGACAAACTGCTCGTCATGCGTAATCTTGAACGCGCAGAAGACATTGCTCCTGAAGCGATGGAAGCTGGCATTAAATGGAGTTGGACCACCTTCCCCGAATATCTCGATGCCGTCGATCGTCTCCCGAAAGGTATCAATTACGCCGCCTACATGGGGCATTCCGCCTTACGCACGTATGTCATGGGTGAGCGGGCTTTTACTGATGCCGCATCTCCGAGTGACCTGGAAACGATGAAACAGGAAGTGCGTAACGCGATTCGCGCTGGTGCGATTGGCTTCACAACTTCGCGGACACGAAATCACCAGACCCCAGATGGACAGCCGGTAGCGAGCCGTTTAGCGACCTGGGACGAAGTTCGCCAACTCGTTGGGGTGATGGGCGAGCTTGGTGCAGGAATCTTTGAAATTGCCGGTGAGGATACTGGCCTCAATCCTGATCGCATTAACGACTATTTGAATCGCCTGAAGGCCTTGGCGCTGGACTTTGGTGTACCGGTGACCTACGGCATGTTCAGTAACCGCAAAGCTCCTGAGTATTGGCGTCAATTTTATCAATTAGCCGCCGATACCGTGGCCGCTGGTGGCCGTATGTTCGTGCAAGCCCATAGTCGCTCACTCAACTTAGTGCTCTCATTCGAGACGACCATGCCGTTCGATCGGTTGCCGGTGTGGAAAGAGCTGCGGAAGCTACCACTTGCAGAACAAGAAGCCAAACTGCGTGATCCTGCCCTGCGTCAGAAACTGATTGAAGCGGCAAGCCAACGCACCGACGAACGGATTGTTGGTGCCGAAGCGCGACCTGCGAACTACAAATATCTGTATGTGATGGATAAGGCCAACCCGCCATACCGTTCAGTGGCGCAAGTTGCGGCAGAACAAAACAAGCATCCAGTTGAAGCGATTATCGATCTTGCCTTGGCCAAGAAGATGAAGCAGTTCTTCCTGCAGCCACTGGCGAATGAGAATGAAGAGCACGCCCTAGAGATGATTAAACATCCGAATGCTGTGGTCACGTTCTCCGACTCTGGCGCCCATGTGTCACAGATTATGGATTCGTCGTTACAGACGCATCTCCTCAGTCAGATCGTCAGAGAGAAACAACAAGTGACACTAGAGGCTGCCGTACGGATGTTGTCTCTTGTCCCAGCATCGTACTGGGGGCTGACTGGTCGCGGGATGTTGCGCGAAGGGTGGAAGGCTGATGTGGTGGTGTTCAATCCAGACACGATTTCGGCAATGATGCCGGAAGTCGACCATGATCTTCCTGCTGGCGCCCGGCGCTTAAAGCAGAAAGCTGCTGGTATTAAGGCAACGATCGTCAATGGTGAAGTGGTGCTGCGCAATAACGAGCATACCGGTGCACTGCCGGGGCAGTTGCTGCGTGGCCCATTAGCGCAGCGATAGGACAATCGTTCTATTACTTTGAGTGAGGTAGGGGCGACCGATTGGTCGCCCTTTTCAATTTAGGCTCCCCACTTTTCTCGCAAGAATCCACCAACCCGTTCAATGCCCTGTTTCCCTTCTGGCAGCATCGGGTGAAATGCATGCCAGACGTGAATCATGTCGTCC contains:
- a CDS encoding amidohydrolase family protein, translating into MPYDLLIKNGTVIDGSGMPRFRADVGIVQGKVAAIGKIGESAKEVLDAEGHVVAPGFVDAHTHMDAQVFWDPLGTCSCWHGITSVVMGNCGFSLAPCPEKDKLLVMRNLERAEDIAPEAMEAGIKWSWTTFPEYLDAVDRLPKGINYAAYMGHSALRTYVMGERAFTDAASPSDLETMKQEVRNAIRAGAIGFTTSRTRNHQTPDGQPVASRLATWDEVRQLVGVMGELGAGIFEIAGEDTGLNPDRINDYLNRLKALALDFGVPVTYGMFSNRKAPEYWRQFYQLAADTVAAGGRMFVQAHSRSLNLVLSFETTMPFDRLPVWKELRKLPLAEQEAKLRDPALRQKLIEAASQRTDERIVGAEARPANYKYLYVMDKANPPYRSVAQVAAEQNKHPVEAIIDLALAKKMKQFFLQPLANENEEHALEMIKHPNAVVTFSDSGAHVSQIMDSSLQTHLLSQIVREKQQVTLEAAVRMLSLVPASYWGLTGRGMLREGWKADVVVFNPDTISAMMPEVDHDLPAGARRLKQKAAGIKATIVNGEVVLRNNEHTGALPGQLLRGPLAQR